The region TATCAATAACTCAGGTTCTACGAGAAACCATATGAAAGTGGATGAGCAGGATTGAACAACATAAGACAAAATGACTTTTTATCATTAGTGGTACTTTTCATCGTTGGAAGTGCAGTCATGCTGGATGTGGGAAGGGATGCCATGAAAGACAGCTGGTTCGCCATTTTTATGGCCTATTTATTCTTCATCCCAATGAATTGTATGTATTATTTATTGTACAAAACGAATGAAAGCTTAAACTTCCTAAAGCTACTTCAGTATGCATTCGGCAAATGGGTTGGAAGTGCGGTCAACTTCATATATATTGTCTATTTTCTATATATAACCTCAAGAGTGTTAAGGGATTTCAGTGAAATCCTTCAAATCGCTGCATTCCAAAAAGTCTCCCTTGCAGTACTGGCCATGCTGATGATGCTCGCCATCATGTATTTTGCAGAAAAACCGATCGGTGTATTTTTCATCCTGACAAAATATTTGTTCATCATCATTTTTGCCACATTCATCGTCGCAGTTATGTTTGAGGTTGTTTCAGGCATTATCCATATTGATAATGTAAGACCATTTCTTGAAAACGGGTGGGGGCCAGTACTAACAACGATTTTCCCTAAAGTACTTACTTTTCCCTTTGGTGAACTTATTGTATTGATGGTGTTTTTCGTAAAAGTGAAAAAAGAAAAGAAATTTGGATTCAAGTTTGTCGGAGCAGTCGGGGTAGGGACATGGATATTGGTAACCACTTCTTTTTTGCATGTTGCCATATTAGGTGCAGTCACGGTCAATCGTACTCATTTTCCAATTCTCTCCAGCGTTTCCGTCATTAACATATCCGACTTCATCCAAAGGGTGGATTCTTTGATTGTCATTTTGACAATCATATTAGGTTTTGTAAAAACCAGTGTATTTTTTATTGCCTCCATCGAATCAAGCAAGGAGTTATTAAATACAGATAAGAATATGATTATCGTTCCACTTGGCATATTGGTTGTTTATTGTTCTTTGGCCATTTCGCCTAATTTTCCTCAGCACATCAAGGAAGGTATAGATATCGTCACTTATTATTTGCATGTTCCGCTGCAAATCATTTTCCCAATCATTTTATCAGGAGTGGTTTTCGTAAAGAAAAAAATAAAAAAGGAGCCTATTTCCCTTTCTTGATCACCAAATAGGAGAAAAGAAGGCCGAAAGCTATCATCAATGAAAAAATATCATCTTTAGGCAATGTATAAAACATATTAAAAAAATTATATTTTATTTCCCTCCAGGTGTATCGCTGGATGAGATCCATCGATAAGACCACCAATAAAGTAGCAGCATATACAGAGGCAAGGAAAAAAAGTTGTTTCTTCATCTCAATCACCCTTTTACATTATCTCCAGAAAGGAGGAGAATTAATAAAATAAGCGAAATTAGTATGCAAGAAAAGGTAGAGGGTGGTTGCTGATGAAACTTGCAGAAATTCATTCGCCTGTCGAATGCGAACGGACCGAATTGACCCCATCATTCAGAATCGACCTAAGGGAATACTCCGATAAGGAATATAATAAGTTTGTTAAACTAAATAGCGTAAATGATTGGTCTCAATTAACATGGAAGGATATCGGCAAGCCTTATGAAGTTACGACCTTTGCAAAAGAAAAATTAGATTGGGAGAAGGACAACGAAAGCGAGCTGCCCGTTCACACATCATGGGAAATGTTCAATCGTTCTTTCCATTCCTGGTTCGTGAAGGATGTACCTGCTGAGATCGATAAAGAGAAGAAGCAATTCATAGGACAATTGAAGCGTTTTAATTTGAATGGCGTAAAATCTGCTCTTGGTGATGTAATGAGGATTCACCTTTGGAATTATGCCCATCGGATAGAGGATGGAATTTGGGATCCACGTGGAAAAAGGGCATTATTTGAAGGATTGGACGTGCAGCGTCCGAAAATATTGTTCCTTGGTGCAGCAGAAGGGTATGAAGCCATGCAGCTTTCTGCCCTGTATCCTGGAGGA is a window of Falsibacillus albus DNA encoding:
- a CDS encoding GerAB/ArcD/ProY family transporter gives rise to the protein MNNIRQNDFLSLVVLFIVGSAVMLDVGRDAMKDSWFAIFMAYLFFIPMNCMYYLLYKTNESLNFLKLLQYAFGKWVGSAVNFIYIVYFLYITSRVLRDFSEILQIAAFQKVSLAVLAMLMMLAIMYFAEKPIGVFFILTKYLFIIIFATFIVAVMFEVVSGIIHIDNVRPFLENGWGPVLTTIFPKVLTFPFGELIVLMVFFVKVKKEKKFGFKFVGAVGVGTWILVTTSFLHVAILGAVTVNRTHFPILSSVSVINISDFIQRVDSLIVILTIILGFVKTSVFFIASIESSKELLNTDKNMIIVPLGILVVYCSLAISPNFPQHIKEGIDIVTYYLHVPLQIIFPIILSGVVFVKKKIKKEPISLS
- a CDS encoding class I SAM-dependent methyltransferase — its product is MKLAEIHSPVECERTELTPSFRIDLREYSDKEYNKFVKLNSVNDWSQLTWKDIGKPYEVTTFAKEKLDWEKDNESELPVHTSWEMFNRSFHSWFVKDVPAEIDKEKKQFIGQLKRFNLNGVKSALGDVMRIHLWNYAHRIEDGIWDPRGKRALFEGLDVQRPKILFLGAAEGYEAMQLSALYPGGEIVMVDYDNFCKDTRFAEFPDSYPFLGMNEQTGNHKIYRKEDFHVHYEVEDIRKLKYGKEFDIVLSVGMLEHFPDAYKAEVVEWHRKFLKPGGYIVMTTPRAQLRSKFYYEIMSDVMNHTYRELMTIQQMGLYLYENGLDILKHGYIKVHNGIIAKVK